AGATGCAGATACAATATAGTTGCTGATCCGAAAGGCAGACGTTCGTGGGCGAAGTTGGCGACATTTCGCTTTCATTTGCAATTAGAatatggaaatgggaaatgcgcTTGGTATAAAAATAGATCGGACCGGCGACTGGCGCCGCTTTCCTAGATATGTCTATGACTTTGAACCGTCTACACGACTGCACGAGTTCGGTTTCGCTTACCCAAAACGATGACACGGAAAAACAATGGAAAAGTTTCCCTTCAGCCAGACGAAATTTGTCAAAGTCTATTTCAAAGAAGTTTGTCAAAAGCGGATGCAAGTGAAATCGATACCAGCGCGTCTTTGTCAGGGCcataaaaagaataaaaatgaaatattacaATGGGAAGAACAGGCGACGGAGCCGGAGGAAGGTGTGAAAAGGTCGTCGTGCCATTTAGGAACCGCAATCTTCGAGCAATCTCAGCGAGACCCACTCGGATGCTAACCCAGAGGAGTTAGGCAACATTACGGCTGCATTTCGGACGATTGCCCGACTTTTTAGATATCCGATGCCAGCTGAATTTTAACAGCTCGTTAAGCCCGGCCTGTTAGAAATCCCAAGGCAGTAAATGCTTTTCAGACTAGGTGCTTTAAGATATAGTTATATCTAGGGTTTTTTTTCCTGAACTGTTGTCtgtgatttattttataattctTGTTTGCAGTATTTTTACAAGCCGTTaagccaataaataaaagtttattatCTAAATATAATAGTTCAATGAGTTTGTATGTTAAAAGTCATACAACAACCTTTTATCAATTATACCTTACCTTTTTCAATATATCAAGCTATATGTATCTTAACATACTGGATTGAAAGTGTACTCTTTTTCATGTCTTTAGTTGCATTCCCAGACAATCTCCTGCAGGGGAACTGTCGCGTCGGCACTCCCCACTATCTGATCGCCATTCCCGGGAGCCGCTCATCTAATCTGTTTGGTGTTAAGTCCAGGCGAGCATGTGTAATTCGATTGTTTACATGCGAATGGCTTTGAAACGCTTGGCAAAATGACAGCGAAAAGGTGAATCGCAGGGGGCGCTGGCGAATTGAATATATTAAATGAAAGCCAAAGTGGCATGTACTTGAGTGAAATTTTCTCGAGTGGGAGGGGAAAGGAGTTGCTGTGGCCGCCCGTCAATCTATCATTTCATTAAATACGATCCAGCCCCTGGCCGTTCTTCTGGTTTGTCAGTCAGTTTGTCCGTCTCCTGAGAATTGTGTCGCGGCCCTGACGATGACGGCGAGGATGGAGGCGTCGTCTGGGTTGTCCTGGAAGATGCGTTTCACTCATATCCGGTTAAAAATTCACACCTCAGAACCCGACCGACCACGAGGTGAAGTCGCTCGGGGGTTTCGGGGTTCCAGGGATTGCGGCTGGAACAGGGAACTGCACTCTCTTTCTCACCCTCGCTGCCTTATTCACTCTGTTGCTAGTGGCGTATTAAATTTCAAGACGTGGAGATGGAAAAGGGGCGAAGGCCGGGGCGGGGCGTAAGTAAATGCCAGAAATCTTGCAGATTCGTGGcgtaaaattatgaaaattatgtCTGACACATCCTGCTGTCTGCTTAAGGTCTTTGTTTATCCTGGCTGAGCGGCAAAAAAGGAAGCGCCTCCAACACTCCAAACATGCCACAGACAGGTAAtggcgacagcaacaacaacaacagcagcgacaacaacatcaCCGCTGGAACCGGTGTTATTTGCATAAGTTGCTCGTGTCTCCGATTCCTTTATGCGACAAAGTTCGctgcctaagtctttcgttttctGGATTGTGTGGGATTTGCAAAAAGGAGTTAGCAGCCCTTGTTGGACAATTGAAAGTGAGAAGTGATCTTAACAGGGatatatattgaatatatgcttaaatttgaaaatattgaaattactTTAAAATGGTAATTTGCTAGTATATCTAAAATTGTATCTgaattttatacattttatatatgtatttaagtaactatgagttgcataaATAGCTTTTTGAATTTACATTAAATTTGCTATCTTCAATTCGCAATTATTACGTTTCCACTTTGAACTGCTCATATAAGCAGAAAATGTTTTCGATTGTTTCCACTTTTAACGATCGTTTCACGGTCGCATAATCTATCAAATAACCGATCCCCAACCATCATCAATTCATTGACTGCGCCCAGTTCGTCGTTTTGGCCTTGCCTGGGTCGCCGCAGCTAATTGAGTCATAGTCGgacccacatccacatccagatCCAAGACCATTGGCGTCGAGTCAGCGGGAGGAACAACAAACTGAAATTAaccacaataaaaatattcgCAATGGCCAGGAACACTCAGGTCCACTCAGACGAGCACCAAAACGGGCAAAATTATAAGATCTCTGTGAGAGCGGGCCACAAATAAAATCCATTAGGTGGCAGGTACCACGATATATGCGGCGATGTCGTGTGAGGATAGCCTGCCCCATCATGGTCTGGGAATCTGGCGAAGTTTCGGCATGGATTTGTCATTGTTAGACGTGGCTGGTATATTCAAAGTTTTTGCCTGGGTTGGGCatcgctgtgtgtgtgtgtgggtgttttaTGGCCAAAGTGTCGCTAATTCCAGGAATCTCGACTCAAGGTTAAATCCATTCATAAGCGATTGGCAAAGCTGGTTTCCGGATATGGGAACGGGGATCGAGGATCTGGCATCTGGGATGTGGATCACACATTTATGGCCATCAAACGTGCCGCCCAGTCCAGGGACCACCCACTGATGTGGCCACTCCTGATCCGGCTGAGCCGCAGTTGCTGATGCAGTTGCAATCGGCATCAAAAGTGTTGCAATGAGGCATTTACAATAGCAAACGAGTTAATTACCACTGCGAGCGGCTCGAACGGATCCAACACATGCCCCGACCTTATAGAGGAGGCCCAGCCTGACAGCTCCGCCTGGGATCGGGATGCCACCGCTCGAGCGGTGTGGAAGTGGAGTGCTGCTTTGCCAATCTGCCGCATTGATCGAGCAACCGATCTGCGATTGCGTTTGGATCTCTCCTGCCGCTCTTCTTTTAAACTgaatttttattcttttttttttagatttattttctttatttgctgttgttttctTGCGCCTGCGCGTGTTCAAATTGTCCAAAGCGTAACAATTTAATATTGCTGTGCCAGGTCCAGTGCCAGTTGAACCAAGTTAGCCAAGGAGCGAACAGCAGTCGGCGTCTGCATCTGCATAGTCGGGCCCAAACTGCCACACAAAGATTCACTGAGAGaagcaaacaacaattttttgaAAAGAAGATTCATTTTCACCAATAATAAGCAATTGAATTAAGTTTTTGGACTATCAAAAACATGCGCTCCTTATTTTACCACGCAACGGattaaagcaaattaaaaGTCGGATTAAAGACGTGCATTTTTTCAGTGTAGCCGCACATTAACTGCCGGCTGCAacttgttgctgccactgctgccacTTGCCTCGTTCGCTTCTCCGCGGCAGCATGTTTAACGTATCCGTATAcgtatttcgtattttatttaattgatttttctgcACCGCACATGCATTGGCCattaattcatttatttatttagcgcTCGCCTTCGACACTGAGCACATCGACTGAACGAGGATGGTATGGGAATGGGATTGGAATGGTTCGGGTGGCACGGAGGAGAGGTGGATTGTCGATGAATTAATCGTGCTTAACACCATTCCTGGCATTTTGTGGCAGTGCCACAGCTCCTAGAAAAGATAGTAGCCGGTACCACGGAGGCCACGAAGAAGGGGAACTGGAGTGGGGGGCTGAATCGGAAGCACTTAGCATTTGTGTATTATGGGACCTGGTCTGGTATGCATGCGTCATTATCGCGCCTTGCATCATTAATAAGGCCAAAAGCAGGCGAccaacaaagcaaaaaaaaaaaaaacaaagcaaaatcCAAAACCCAGGCCAATTCGAAACCGcacaaataaatgtttattctCGTTGCCGTCGCCGGGCGAAAATGTTGTTGGGATCACCCTCGCGCCGTGGGTTCCCCGAGATCTCGGACAGATTTTGGGTTCGTCGCGAAATCTTTCGTCAAGGTCAAGGCTGCCTGCGATACCGATACCGGGACTCAAAGCGAATCCGATGCCGCTCCAGCGAAGGTGATAAATGAAGTGTCTCTGCGCGAAATGCCCACAAATCACACCCGAGTCACAGTCCCCGTTCCGACGAAGTTGAAGTTCGCCTTGAATGCAGAAAAGAAggcaaaatattgaatatcAGCTAAAAGCATTTCACAATCCGCAATGCCGGCAAGAATTTGCATGAGCCAGCGATTGGAGCTGCAAAacaaataatgaaataaaaatttaatgttttgatGGAACCGAATGACCGCAGCAATTTGTGAACAATCACATTAACAACAGCACTCCCACATTAACAACGATCTTGACTTTTGAACTTACAATCTTGAATTGCTTTCTCAATTAGCTCAATTCGCAGacatataaaaattaaataagaaatcgaaaaaaaaatgatgtcATAAAGTAGTATTCGATTAATTACGTACTATACTAATAGCTttacttttgttattttaaagaCATTCAATCAATGTATTCGAAACCATTATTTTTTGCAAGACAAAACCCTCAAAGATATAACATCAATGCCTTGATGGCTATTTGTTAATTAGCAATCCTTTGCAGCCTATGTATCGATCCTTGGCCCGcgtacataatatatatactatatataaaattatattaatttaacagGGAGCAAAACTGCGACAGACAGtcagaaaaaacaaaaggataGAGAGAGACAGAATGAAAGAGAGACGAAAAAAATTCCTACTTAAGTGCTTTTAATTATCCCAAAGAATTCCTTAGTATTCTGAGTTTGGTATCCTTGTTTGTCATCATCGTCATACTTGGCCTGTCTTGGGCCGGGGTCTTCGGTTTGGGTATGGGTTTGGGCTTGGGTTCGTTCAGAGCTCTGAGATCCGAGTTCTCTGTTCTCCGGTCTTGGGCCTTAAAATTACAGGCGCGTTTGTATGCCCGCTATTCGGGGTTTTTTCTGTCTGCGGCGACGATCCAGGTTCAGGTTCGGGTCTGGGTCTTGGGTTTGAGACCACATCCGAGTCCAGGGTTCCACTTCCATTCAGCCATAAAAGGGGAATAGCAAAGCGATATCTTCGGTGGCAGCAAACGGGGAATGACAGTGGATCGATGCGTGCGCATATGGGCGATACTACAGCGTTTATATGGCGGCCAATTCATATTGCTGGTGAAAGGGAAAGTCAAAGTATCCCATCCCATGCCCATCTTCCCATCGCACCCTCCCACATCCCCAGGAAACCAGTCTGAGTCATCCGTTAAGAGGAACGGAGTGTGGTGGCGATGCGTTTGGGGAATTCGCTGATTTGGTGGCGACATCAACGGGCGGCATCAGTGGCGGCGGCGGGCACACACAGTGCGTACTTCCTGGAAACCTATCTCTGCCAGGCTGAGGTCCCACAATTATGAGCCGCCGTTAGAGCCGGGCTTGCTAACTCCATGCCGCAGCCACCAGATGTCAATGAAGCATGCAACTGCCACCGCCGCTTATCGCGTTTGGAGCTTTGGCTTTCTCAAGAGAAATGCCAGTGGTTTGGGCTCGAGGATCGAGGATCGCCGGTGTGCTGGAGATCAAGTTGATTGAAGTGCCTTTCGAAACGGAATACAAACATGCGGAGTAGAACGAAAGGCTCTGCCGTAGGAAGTGCAAACACACTGTCAAGGGATGCTACGAAAATATTGTCTTTGGTCTCCCAAAAGGGTCCTTCCATCGCCCTAAAACTGCAAAATTGAACAACGTGGCCGGCACTTCATTGGCCAGAAACACAGGCCAGAGCCAAAAACCAACACACTTGGTGCTCAACACGAGGATGCAGCATGAATGTGGAGGACTGCAGCCAGAGAACGAGGATCGAGAATGGATGGCGGATGGATGGGCCCCCAGCCAAGATGTGCCAAGTCAGCGTGATCTGCGCAAAGTGACgagtttttaatgaatttgtttAACTCAGGTCAGGCCCTGGCACCTAGTACTAAGCCACAGACCCTGAGTCTGGCTGCAAATCTGATTCTGACCCGAAACAGTGGCTTCATTTCTATGGTATATTACATTAATGGCTTACAATATGATATATAACATCATTTTGTCAAACTGGGCAAGTAGTAGTTTGAATCCTTATGTGAGATTTAATGGCAGTCATGTGTAAAAACTAATATCCCTGGAACCACTGTGCCCTGCCGTCTGCGGAGATGCTTGAACAGACCCAATCCAAGTTGATGGCGCGACAGTCGAGGTCGCAGGCACAGTCCGTGGCAAGTGGCGATGATGGCgatgtggatatggatgtgaCTGCGACTGTGACTATGACTCTGGATGATGCGGTTGATGCCGAGCTCAAGTGCGGCTGGGACTAGGACCTGTGTGGATGGAGGCGCTGACGGCCCGTGACGATATCCCAGGGCGAGGTGCCAGGAGATAAAGCAGATACAGCAGATACTGGGTGCAGTGAGTGAGTTCCTGCCTCTTGAGGTCGTCCAAGTCGTCATCGTCAGCGACGACGCCAGCGTCTGGGTCTAGGATGAGTGGTCTGGAATCTAGCAGAGCAAACAAAGGCAGCTAACACTCGAGTTCCATCTAGTTTCCGATTGTCCAGTCCAATGGGAGCGAAAGGAGGCGGCGGAGTATCAGCCCGTGTTTCATGTCCTTCACAGTTCACTTTCGTTGACCACAAGGCGACGTCCGACGCTTTTTTTTACTTCATTTTTCCGCTGGCTGCTCTCTGTTTGCTCCTCTTGTGTTCAACAAAATGTTCCAAATTGTTGCGCACTGCAAACATCCGAGGAATTTGCGCTTAACAAACTTCGCCAAATGCTTTCCGTTTCAGTTTCTGCACcgggcaaaaaataaatttaaagtggtcttttatatataatatatataaattatcaCAAGCTATTACAGTATGTAAACTTTAGtttattatcttttttaaaatacattaacgaaaattatacttttaatatataatcTCAACACATTACAATTTAATGAGCGCCACATACTACATTCAACAATATTTTTTCACTATCTGCTCACCTCTGACCgattcatttttcatttccaaaCCGTTAACTCGActttaaattagttttcatttcAGTGTGTTTCCCCGTTtctttgctttattttttggagGTTCTTTGGCTGTTCGTTTCGTCTGAAATTTATACGCAGCctgcaaataattaaaacgaGAGCTGTGCCGCCGCAAAGTGTCTCTTGCGtacgcatgtgtgtgtttcccacaacgaaagacttaggcaacgaacttggCCGAGGCAGCCATCAGCAGGCAATCAGAGAAGACAGGGCACAGTTATACGCTCGTTTCATAATAgatcatttttcaaagagTTCAGCTCTCTGTCAGGTATTTGTTTAATTCGATTAACCTCTGGGCACGGCGCTGGCCACAAAATAACTATAACGCGACCACCAGCGGTTCGTTGGTTCCCACCATATTGGCAAGAGCCAGTTGGAAATGAAATCTATAAAACATAGCTTCAACGAGTTCCAATTTATCATCAAAACAGACATTAATTTTACACACATCCAAAGAAaagagctgagctgagctgagcgcAGCCACCCGGTTGTTTTCATGCCTCGAAACGAGCCACAAAAAttaatgttaattaatttgacTTAAACTGACGATTTCAACAGACACATTACTGCGGGGcatttggcaaataaaaagccacacaaatagcaacaaatcaaaatggTGCCGAGACGACTTTTAGCGGCGAAATTCCCAATTGATGGCGCTCCACTGATAGTGTTCGATTCACAAACAAAATCCAACTTAAATGCTTTTTCAAAAAGACATCAAATTCGATTGGCGCATAATTAACTTGTGCATTGTGCGGTTTCGAATGGAAATTTCATCCATtggtttttatgttttgtttgctgGCGTATTATACCGACGATTTCTGGTTCGATCAGTGCGCCAACACTGCAAATTCAATTAGGCCCGAACATGCTCtcactttattaaattaaactgCAACCGAAAATCGTGAGCCCAATTCTGAGTCAAAACCAGGTTGTATCTTTTACCTGTTtactcactctctctctctccttctctcgttctctctctctctctcacgcAGACACTGAAGAATGCAGCGGGCTGAAGTTGTTGTTATCTTCGTTCTGCCGTAGCCGCGTCTTCCCGATTCTCCCGAGTCTTCGGAGCGAAGTCTTCTCAGATCGCGACTCTGTCCTCAGGCCCGAGTAGAAATTCTCTAAGCACGCTGTCAAGTTATGTCTACATTCCTTGATCATATTTTTTCCAACTGTTTTCATACCTCCTATTTGCGGCAGTAAGGGGCATATGGATTTCGGATACAAACAAACAGTCAATAtcgatttaaatatttatttagcataTCAATACAGGGCGTTTCAGAGCCTCTTCAAATTTATAATAGTCGTGCCCTTAAGATAGccaataattataattttcatGTCCCTCTATAAGCGTTTGGTATCAGTTTTATGGCTCAGTGTTAGCAGTAATGGGCTCTTAGATGTTAAATATAAGTTTCTGGTCATAAACGATATAAAGCTGATCTCTAAAAGTGTCAAGTTAATCAGAGGAAATGTTATTGATATAGGCATTTTGGGTTGATTTTCTATGCATTATATTTTAACTAATTCATCTAAGAGATCTAGAATATTAGTGGATATCGTATTGTCGATTCTTTAAATATCGTATTCCTACTTCAGTTCTTCTCTTCTTTCTGCCTTCGTTCTTTTGGATGGTTCACTCCTTGGGTATTTCGTTTGTCTCTGAAATACTCTCCCTTCTCCTTTTTGTCTCCTCGGAATAATGATGATAATCCTGAGGGGTCTGTTCTTCCACTCTATTTCTCACACGTTGGTCATAACAACCAAAACGTTTTAATCCAGCGACAAGATATATTTTCCATtctctaaaatatttaaattgggTGCTTCTTAACTATTTATATTCCAGCCcattaaaaaaggaaataagaTAACACTTCACACTAGAGACAATCTACCATTTGATATATTTTGGTAATTTATCAATAATAAAAGCTGATTTTGCTAAGAGTAAATTTTTGaatatatcaaattaaatCGATTGGGAATTTCTGCAACTTATCCTTATTTAGCTGACATTACCGTCCTCATTTACATAAAAAGATGCCTCGACTCACTTTAAAGTGTTTGTTGATTTAACTTAGTTATGTTCATGTTTTACGTTTTTTAGGAttgccataaaaatgttgttttgatttcagGATCCAGCTTTTCCGGGCGGCAGTTCCTTGTAATGCTCGTGAGCGGTTTTCCCACTACGCTATCGTAATCGTAACCCTTTCCTGGCTCCTCACACTGCTCCACTCTTTAAGGCAAATTCTAGTTTCTTAATGTGGCGCAGCAAATGTGCCGCTTTGAGCATTAAAATCAACAGAGGCAGCCACAACTCGCACTCTAAAAAGCCTCCCACAGAATGTGCTCTTCCTCTCTCTtcgctctccctctctctgaATTCAAGCATTACTCAAAAGGTGTTTTCGTCGCTCAGGTAAATTGAGTGAAAATCCATAGTGTAAATATACATGAGCTTCTACATGGCCATGTCAAATAATACGCACGTGTATTTTGAGTGGAAATAGAATAGATCGCTTCAGCTGAATGGGTTTTAATAATTGTGGGTGCAATCtgatttcaattgaaattgccCAATAAAGTGCTCCATTACATATGCATTATAGAAAAATACAGGCGTTACTCGCTTTAGTTAGTAAAATGTGTCGCAAATACCACATCTTTTTTGCTTTAGCTCCATTTATGGCTATTTCACTTGCCGGCGGGGAACCAAGAAAGGTAAGGCATCATCATGCTTTaaagcatatatttttttattatagtATTTAACATAATTTGGTCTTTATGATAGCTTATCTTATTTCCCCTTTCCACAGCTCATAGTATTTGATACCATAGAGTGTGCAATCAAGAGCAGTGTCATCTCAAAGGTTGTGTGTCAGCTGTATTCCCGGACGGAATTTACTGTCTTTTTGACCTTTGGCGAAAAGAAGCATGCTGACAAGGTGTTTGGAGCTTGCGAAGTCAAACTCTGTCCAAAGAGTCAGAAAAAGATAACGAGGATAAATAACCTAAGATTGGACTTTTGTCAACTGAAGAAGCATACCGAATCGCGCTCAGTGCTGGGAATGTTCTACTTAGCACTTCGCAGAGCTGTAGTCAACTTTCCCAACAAGTGTCCCTTCAAAAAGGTGTTTGTATTCTTTACAACTTTGGGacgttttttaattgatttgatttctaGAACACCACATATGGGGTAAATCGATTCCATTTTGGCTGGCAAGATATTCCGCAATATCTACCCGATACTAACTACACTCTTGTGGGAAAGATTTATGCCAACAATGAGTTGGGACTCGAGATCAAGGTGACTGGCGGCTATTTTGAAGTTGCCAACGATTCTGCCTATAGGAAGCCCCTACTGTGAATGCGCATAAAACTTATGGTCATTAAAAAAGTAACTGtctaaataatattaatatgggAGTTAGCTTTGTACTTAAAACCTATAACTTAATCTATACagttaattattaatttattaagtgttgaaaaaaaaaaaacaccatttTCGGGCATTCcttgtaaatttgtttgtcaAGACCCACCCAAGGATTAGCTTAAGAATTAAAGTCGGATAAAATAATTCACCTGGTTTCGGGCTTAAAACTATTTCATTATTTCTtggcagagagagagagagagtccATGTAGATAGAGCGCAGCTTAAATTCAAAGAGCGCAGTGGCTTCCACTCAACTCAAACTCAAAACCGGCAAGATTCGAAAAGGATCCGTGCAAAAGCCacaaaagaaagagagagagagagcgactTGTGAGAGCACGATCGAGTCGGCCGCGTGTCTTTAACTAAGACCGGCGAGAGCCGCTCGTCGGCCAGTCTGTCAGCGAATCTCGAAGCGAGCGGTACGCAGGCGCGCAGTCGCACATCCGTCAGCATAGCAAACGCCAGAAACCAACACCTTTAGTTCCGATTCAGATACAGTGCGACAATCTAAACACGCGTTCGCACCACCAACCATATCGCGGTGCAAAACGAGAAAAAGACGCGAGGCAAGGAGTGCAAACATATGTATGGAcagcgaaataaataaagcggAGGCATAAAAATTCCTCACATCGTTCGGTGCGCAGCGACGAAGATCGAATGCGGACAAAAAGGCTAAAATACAGCGAGGCCAAATAAAAGCGATTCGCAGCCAAGTCGAAGGTGCTCCGCCGAGTGGAGTGGCCAAGGTGCGAgacaagaaattaaattgataaaGCCTAAAAAGCGGAGCCTAGGACTTTGTCCTCTCCCTCGGCCAACAAAcgtacaaacaaacaaaccagcgcacacacacaaacttgTCGCGTTGTTTGCTCGGCGCGGGCAATTATCGGGCGAATATCGGGAATCTGGGAATTCGAGTGCGAAGCAACCCCACCAAAGTGTTAAAGTGTGTGccagagtgtgtgtgtgcgagtgtg
The sequence above is drawn from the Drosophila melanogaster chromosome 2R genome and encodes:
- the CG46388 gene encoding uncharacterized protein, with amino-acid sequence MCRKYHIFFALAPFMAISLAGGEPRKLIVFDTIECAIKSSVISKVVCQLYSRTEFTVFLTFGEKKHADKVFGACEVKLCPKSQKKITRINNLRLDFCQLKKHTESRSVLGMFYLALRRAVVNFPNKCPFKKNTTYGVNRFHFGWQDIPQYLPDTNYTLVGKIYANNELGLEIKVTGGYFEVANDSAYRKPLL